The sequence below is a genomic window from Patescibacteria group bacterium.
AAAAAAAATAGACTAGTTATAACACTAGTCTTATGTCAAGAGTATAATAAAAATAAAAATAATGCAAGTTAAATTTCTTTAAGATGATTTATTTTAGCTTTATTTTTTTTATTATTAAGCGTAATAGCCAGGACTTCCACTCGCCATTTTTTATCGTTTAAGTTATTTTCTATGATGTATTTTTCAATAGTATTTTTAAAATTTTCCAACTTTTTATCATTAATTGATTCTTCAGGCCGACCAAAAGAATAATTAGTTCTGGTTTTTACTTCGACAAAGACATACCATTCATCTTTTTGGCAGATAATATCAATTTCTCCATGGCGGCTGTGATAATTTGTTTCTATTATTTGATAATTATTTTTTTCCAAATAATTTTTTGCCAACTTCTCTCCTTTTTCTCCAATTTCTTTTTGATAATTTTTTTTCATAAAAAAAGACTTAAATTATAAAAAAATTAAGCCACCATTTTTTTTAAGCTGTTTTAGTCATAATCAAACCCCAGTGATAAGGCCCAGCCTTAAAATCTTCCATCGGCGCTAAATTAACTTCTGAAGCCAGCTGAATAACTTGGGGTTTTTCAATTATTTCTTTTTTCTGAGGTCCAAACATAAGCTTGCTTGAGGAAGACCACTCAACAATTAAAATGCGCCCTTCTTTTTTTATCATACGGGTGCATTCTTTTAGTATTTCTTTTTGTTTTTCTGACTGATGAAGCACATTAACTAAAATACCTCGATCCAATGATTCGTCTTTAATTTTTTTGGTAGCTCCGTAGATTTCTAGATCAGACCAAATACAGCGGACAAAACTGCTATAGCCACGCATTTTTACGTTTCTCCAGACAGCTGATAAATTAGGCTTAAAAATATCAACAGCAAAGACCTGTCCTTGATCCCCAACCATTTCAGCGGTCTGAATAGTAAAATAACCCGAACCACCGCACCCAAAATCCCCCACTTTCATACCAGGTTTAACTTCTAGTTTCTCAAGCAGGGAAACGGGGTCTAAATAGCTTTTTCCTGAAGGCATTTTATCCATATTTGTATTATATCACTTATAGAAAATATTGAAAGGTTTAAATGATTTTCTGTGGATACTTGAAGGGCCATACTTTTTTAAAGCTTGTAGATGTTTTTTTGTGCCATAACCCATATTGTTTATAAAATCGTAATTATTATATTTTTGGTGATACCCGGTCATAATTCTGTCTCTTTCTACTTTTGCTAAAATTGAAGCAGCCGCAATAGAAAAAATCTTTTCGT
It includes:
- a CDS encoding methyltransferase domain-containing protein, whose amino-acid sequence is MDKMPSGKSYLDPVSLLEKLEVKPGMKVGDFGCGGSGYFTIQTAEMVGDQGQVFAVDIFKPNLSAVWRNVKMRGYSSFVRCIWSDLEIYGATKKIKDESLDRGILVNVLHQSEKQKEILKECTRMIKKEGRILIVEWSSSSKLMFGPQKKEIIEKPQVIQLASEVNLAPMEDFKAGPYHWGLIMTKTA
- a CDS encoding YraN family protein, which codes for MKKNYQKEIGEKGEKLAKNYLEKNNYQIIETNYHSRHGEIDIICQKDEWYVFVEVKTRTNYSFGRPEESINDKKLENFKNTIEKYIIENNLNDKKWRVEVLAITLNNKKNKAKINHLKEI